The following are encoded in a window of Cryobacterium sp. CG_9.6 genomic DNA:
- the gatA gene encoding Asp-tRNA(Asn)/Glu-tRNA(Gln) amidotransferase subunit GatA has translation MTDLIRLSAADLSTLLTDGSVSAVEATQAHLDRISEVDTDLHAFLHVSGPAALATAARIDAQRAAGEELGPLAGVPIAIKDVLATHDMPTTAGSRILEGWVPPYDATVVARLRAAGLVPLGKTNMDEFAMGSSTEHSAYGPTRNPWDRDRIPGGSGGGSAAAVSAFEAPLALGSDTGGSIRQPAAVTGSVGVKPTYGGVSRYGAIALASSLDQVGPVSRTVYDAALLHDVIGGHDPLDSTSLTDAWPSMADAARAGLADGALKGLRVGVITQLSGSGFQAGVTQRFTETLALLAAAGAEIVEVSAPNFEYAVAAYYLILPAEASSNLARFDSVRFGIRVNPNEGSLTSEKVMAATREAGFGPEVKRRIILGTYALSTGYYDAYYGSAQKVRTLIQRDFDAAFAQVDVLVSPSAPTTAFKFGEKLEDPMAMYLNDITTIPANLAGVPGMSLPIGLAPEDGLPVGLQIMAPAKADARLYTVGAAIEQLLEARWGHTMLDQAPALTLATSTKGAL, from the coding sequence GTGACAGATCTCATCAGGCTCTCGGCCGCTGACCTCAGCACACTGCTCACTGACGGTTCCGTCAGCGCCGTCGAAGCCACCCAGGCACACCTTGACCGGATCAGCGAGGTGGACACCGACCTGCACGCCTTCCTGCACGTGTCCGGGCCGGCGGCACTTGCCACCGCTGCCCGCATTGATGCACAGCGTGCAGCGGGCGAGGAGCTGGGCCCGCTAGCCGGGGTGCCCATTGCCATCAAGGACGTGCTCGCCACCCACGACATGCCCACAACGGCCGGGTCCAGAATTCTCGAGGGCTGGGTTCCGCCCTACGATGCCACCGTCGTGGCGCGTCTGCGCGCCGCCGGCCTCGTGCCGCTCGGTAAGACCAACATGGATGAATTCGCCATGGGTTCCTCCACCGAGCACTCCGCGTATGGTCCCACGCGCAACCCGTGGGACCGCGATCGCATTCCCGGTGGATCCGGCGGTGGCTCTGCCGCTGCGGTGAGCGCGTTCGAAGCGCCGCTCGCTCTCGGAAGCGACACCGGTGGGTCGATTCGTCAGCCTGCAGCCGTCACCGGGTCGGTGGGCGTCAAGCCCACCTACGGTGGAGTGTCCCGTTACGGTGCCATTGCGCTTGCCTCCTCCCTGGACCAGGTTGGCCCGGTCTCACGCACCGTCTACGACGCGGCACTGCTGCACGATGTGATCGGCGGGCACGACCCGCTCGACTCCACATCACTCACCGATGCGTGGCCTTCGATGGCGGATGCCGCCCGCGCGGGACTCGCCGACGGTGCCCTCAAAGGACTCCGCGTCGGAGTGATCACGCAGCTGTCCGGCTCCGGTTTCCAGGCCGGCGTCACGCAACGCTTCACCGAGACGCTCGCGCTGCTGGCCGCAGCCGGCGCCGAGATCGTGGAGGTGTCTGCTCCGAACTTCGAGTACGCCGTCGCCGCCTACTATCTGATTCTGCCGGCCGAGGCGTCGAGCAACCTGGCACGGTTTGACTCCGTGCGTTTCGGCATCCGCGTGAACCCGAACGAGGGATCGCTCACCAGCGAAAAGGTCATGGCCGCCACGCGTGAGGCCGGCTTCGGCCCCGAGGTCAAGCGCCGCATCATTCTCGGCACCTACGCGCTCAGCACCGGCTACTACGACGCTTACTACGGGAGTGCCCAGAAGGTGCGCACCCTGATTCAGCGTGACTTTGACGCTGCCTTCGCCCAGGTTGACGTGCTCGTGTCCCCGAGCGCTCCCACCACGGCGTTCAAATTTGGCGAGAAGCTCGAAGACCCCATGGCCATGTACCTCAACGACATCACCACCATCCCGGCGAACCTCGCGGGCGTGCCCGGCATGAGCCTGCCCATCGGTCTCGCACCGGAAGACGGTTTGCCCGTTGGCCTGCAGATCATGGCTCCCGCCAAGGCGGATGCTCGCCTCTACACGGTGGGAGCAGCCATCGAACAGCTGCTCGAAGCCCGCTGGGGTCACACCATGCTCGATCAGGCACCGGCGCTCACTCTCGCCACCAGCACCAAGGGAGCTCTCTAA
- the gatC gene encoding Asp-tRNA(Asn)/Glu-tRNA(Gln) amidotransferase subunit GatC: MSEITAEQVAHLASLARIDLSPEEITSLTHDLGQIVDSVAKVSQVATADIPATSHPLPLTNVFRADVVVPSLTVEQALSGAPDRAGDKFRVPAILDGE; the protein is encoded by the coding sequence ATGTCTGAAATCACGGCCGAGCAGGTTGCCCACTTGGCAAGCCTTGCCCGGATCGACCTCAGCCCCGAGGAGATCACGAGTCTCACCCATGACCTGGGCCAGATCGTTGACTCGGTTGCCAAGGTGTCACAGGTTGCTACGGCTGATATCCCCGCCACGAGCCACCCCCTGCCACTGACTAACGTCTTTCGCGCAGACGTTGTCGTTCCCTCGCTCACGGTTGAGCAGGCGCTGTCCGGCGCCCCCGACCGTGCCGGCGACAAATTCCGCGTGCCCGCAATTTTGGACGGAGAGTAA
- a CDS encoding alpha/beta hydrolase — translation MPESNRVSVVHSAIGLAPSPVLDSLGARISVSSSVDADGAERAGRSSTGIAALEALTQLSPTELATFATTNPAGIGSILATPPAASAVTGWWLALDTAERTVLETDVPQLVGNLDGVPLLARSAANARYLGEAMSTAAERLTAHPERSERQSATRQLSVMSEITKALLSACTSPPRSLVLLDLADGGRAAIALGDPDTADFVSYLVPGMNYGVREQLVNWSTTADDLYAEQVQVLRDRAEVTRSSVPSVATIAWIGYETPSLFTVGGLTRADAGADFLVDSWDGIRSTRTDRQPFLSVFAHSYGSLVALEALGRNSVQVDALVMVGSPGSAIQSIDRLDVADGNVYVGEADWDPAVNSGFFGSDPGADSYGAHTLGVDGESDPVTGRSLSKSWGHNDYFTPGSESLRNMALIGTDQAALVTGASE, via the coding sequence ATGCCGGAATCCAATCGGGTCAGCGTGGTGCACTCCGCCATTGGGCTCGCCCCCAGTCCGGTTTTGGATTCGCTGGGGGCCAGGATCTCGGTCAGCTCGTCGGTGGATGCCGATGGCGCCGAGCGTGCGGGGCGCAGCTCCACCGGCATCGCGGCACTGGAGGCGCTCACTCAGCTCAGCCCCACCGAACTGGCCACCTTCGCCACCACTAACCCCGCCGGCATTGGCAGCATTCTTGCCACCCCACCGGCCGCCAGCGCCGTCACCGGTTGGTGGCTGGCGCTGGATACGGCCGAACGCACGGTTCTGGAGACCGATGTTCCCCAGCTCGTGGGTAATTTGGACGGTGTTCCGCTGCTTGCCCGCAGTGCCGCCAATGCCCGCTATCTTGGCGAGGCAATGTCCACTGCAGCCGAGCGGCTCACCGCGCATCCCGAGCGGTCCGAGCGCCAGAGTGCGACCCGCCAATTGTCGGTCATGTCCGAGATCACGAAGGCGTTGCTGTCCGCGTGTACCTCTCCGCCTCGCAGCCTCGTGCTGCTGGACCTGGCCGACGGGGGACGAGCCGCCATTGCTCTCGGGGACCCGGACACGGCCGATTTTGTGAGCTACCTCGTTCCGGGCATGAATTACGGTGTGCGGGAGCAGCTCGTCAACTGGTCGACGACGGCCGATGACCTCTACGCCGAACAGGTGCAGGTACTGCGCGACCGGGCCGAGGTCACCCGGTCCTCGGTACCGAGCGTGGCGACGATCGCCTGGATTGGCTACGAGACGCCGAGCCTCTTCACCGTGGGCGGGCTCACCCGAGCCGATGCTGGCGCCGATTTTCTGGTGGACTCGTGGGATGGCATCCGCTCCACCCGAACCGACCGGCAGCCGTTCCTGTCGGTATTCGCGCATTCCTACGGCTCGCTCGTGGCGCTCGAGGCACTGGGGCGAAATTCCGTGCAGGTTGACGCACTCGTGATGGTGGGTTCGCCGGGGAGCGCCATCCAATCGATCGATCGACTCGACGTGGCCGACGGGAACGTCTACGTGGGGGAAGCCGACTGGGACCCAGCGGTCAACAGCGGCTTCTTCGGAAGCGATCCCGGAGCTGACTCCTATGGAGCACACACACTCGGCGTGGATGGCGAGAGTGATCCAGTGACCGGGCGATCACTCAGCAAATCGTGGGGCCATAACGACTATTTCACTCCCGGAAGTGAATCGCTGCGCAACATGGCGCTGATCGGAACGGACCAAGCGGCGCTCGTCACCGGCGCCTCCGAATAG
- the ligA gene encoding NAD-dependent DNA ligase LigA, translated as MPDAAAGKPVPADSLSAAGAEAHTLTERILAARDAYYDRSEPVIADVDYDSLVQRLEELERLFPELQSQDSPTQTVGGRAETTLFDPVQHAERMLSLDNVFSIEEFLGWSEKVERDSGRPVHYLCELKIDGLAINLRYENGVLVTAATRGDGVVGEDVSENIDFVSGIPRRLAGSNHPPLMEVRGEVFFPAASFAELNAAQVESGERPFANARNAASGSLRQKASSKTPAQLLLMKARLGRLRMLVHGIGAWERPAALSQSEVYGVLANWGLPTSEYFRVVPSAPEAAEFIEYYGEHRSSVSHEIDGIVIKIDELELHAELGATNRAPRWAIAYKYPPEQVNTKLVDIVVSVGRTGRATPFAVMEKVRVAGSEVRQATLHNQDVVRAKGVLIGDTIVLRKAGDVIPEVLGPVVELRDGTEREFVMPTNCPECGTLLAPAKDGDIDLRCPNARSCPAQVRGRVEHIGSRGALDIEVLGEVAAAALTQPTVPDTPPLPTEAGLFTLTLADVLPIQVTVRDAETGLAKEDQDGTEKLRMPFSRNPTASEKKTGATGLQPSASAIKLLAEIDRAKTKPLWRILVSLNIRHVGPVAARALANHFGSLDAIRNSAAADLALVDGVGGIIADAVVDWFQVDWHRDIVEAWTKAGVQFSTPGHPGPGAAEAAGGVLSGLTVVATGSLEGFTREGAQEAIIAAGGKSASSVSKNTDFVAAGPGAGSKLAKAETLGIRILDADEFRILLREGPGGLSVAVTDA; from the coding sequence GTGCCTGACGCCGCTGCGGGGAAACCCGTGCCGGCCGACTCGCTGTCGGCTGCCGGTGCGGAGGCCCACACGCTGACCGAGCGAATTCTTGCCGCACGTGACGCGTACTACGACCGCAGCGAACCGGTCATCGCTGATGTCGACTACGACTCGCTCGTGCAGCGGCTCGAAGAACTGGAGCGGCTCTTTCCGGAGTTGCAGAGCCAGGACAGCCCTACCCAAACGGTGGGTGGCCGCGCGGAAACCACCCTCTTCGACCCGGTTCAGCACGCGGAACGCATGCTGAGTCTTGATAACGTCTTCTCCATCGAGGAATTTCTCGGCTGGTCCGAGAAGGTGGAACGAGATTCCGGTCGCCCGGTGCACTACCTGTGTGAACTCAAGATCGACGGCCTGGCCATCAACCTGCGCTACGAGAATGGCGTGCTCGTGACGGCAGCCACGCGTGGCGATGGCGTGGTCGGGGAGGACGTCTCCGAAAACATCGACTTCGTTTCCGGCATTCCGCGCCGTCTTGCGGGAAGCAATCATCCACCGCTCATGGAAGTGCGGGGTGAGGTCTTCTTCCCCGCTGCCTCGTTCGCCGAGCTGAACGCCGCGCAGGTTGAATCGGGTGAACGCCCCTTCGCGAACGCGCGAAACGCGGCGAGTGGGTCGCTGCGTCAGAAGGCGTCGTCAAAAACACCGGCGCAACTGCTGCTCATGAAGGCACGCCTCGGGCGCCTGCGCATGCTCGTGCACGGGATTGGCGCGTGGGAGCGGCCCGCAGCCCTGTCCCAGTCCGAGGTCTATGGGGTACTGGCGAACTGGGGCCTGCCCACCAGCGAGTATTTTCGGGTTGTCCCGAGCGCGCCCGAGGCCGCCGAATTCATTGAGTACTACGGCGAGCACCGATCGAGCGTGTCCCACGAAATCGACGGCATCGTGATCAAGATCGACGAGCTGGAACTTCACGCCGAACTGGGTGCCACCAACCGTGCTCCTCGCTGGGCGATTGCCTACAAGTACCCGCCGGAACAGGTGAACACCAAGCTTGTGGACATCGTGGTGAGTGTGGGGCGCACGGGTCGAGCCACACCGTTTGCGGTGATGGAAAAGGTTCGCGTGGCCGGCTCCGAGGTTCGTCAGGCCACCCTGCACAACCAGGACGTGGTTCGGGCTAAGGGCGTTTTGATCGGTGACACGATTGTTCTCCGCAAGGCCGGAGACGTGATTCCCGAAGTGCTCGGCCCCGTGGTGGAACTTCGTGATGGCACGGAACGCGAGTTCGTCATGCCCACGAACTGCCCGGAGTGCGGCACGCTGCTGGCACCGGCAAAAGACGGTGACATCGACCTGCGCTGTCCCAACGCCCGCAGTTGTCCGGCACAGGTGCGCGGACGTGTGGAACATATTGGATCGCGAGGCGCGCTCGACATCGAGGTGCTGGGTGAGGTAGCCGCGGCCGCACTCACGCAGCCCACCGTTCCCGACACACCCCCGTTGCCCACCGAGGCGGGACTGTTCACCCTGACCCTGGCGGATGTGCTGCCCATTCAGGTGACGGTGCGCGACGCCGAGACGGGACTGGCCAAGGAAGACCAGGACGGCACCGAGAAGCTACGGATGCCCTTCAGTCGCAATCCCACAGCAAGTGAAAAGAAGACGGGCGCGACCGGCCTGCAACCGTCCGCGAGCGCGATCAAGCTCCTCGCCGAGATTGACCGAGCAAAGACGAAACCCCTCTGGCGCATCCTCGTTTCGCTCAATATTCGCCATGTGGGCCCCGTCGCCGCACGGGCACTGGCTAACCATTTCGGTTCCCTCGACGCCATTCGCAACAGTGCGGCCGCGGATTTGGCACTGGTCGACGGGGTGGGCGGCATCATTGCCGACGCCGTGGTCGACTGGTTCCAGGTGGACTGGCACCGTGACATCGTGGAGGCCTGGACCAAGGCGGGAGTTCAGTTCTCCACACCCGGACACCCCGGCCCCGGCGCGGCAGAAGCAGCCGGCGGAGTGTTGTCGGGGCTCACGGTCGTGGCAACAGGTTCCCTCGAGGGCTTTACCCGAGAGGGCGCGCAGGAGGCCATCATTGCGGCCGGCGGCAAGTCGGCCTCGAGCGTGTCGAAAAACACCGACTTCGTGGCAGCGGGTCCGGGCGCCGGTTCCAAGCTGGCCAAGGCGGAAACCCTTGGAATTCGAATTCTCGACGCCGATGAGTTTCGCATTCTCCTGCGCGAGGGACCGGGTGGGCTGTCGGTGGCGGTCACAGACGCCTGA
- the mnmA gene encoding tRNA 2-thiouridine(34) synthase MnmA, with translation MKVLAAMSGGVDSAVAAARAVEAGHEVVGVHLALSRMPGTLRTGSRGCCTVEDSMDAQRAANIIGIPYYVWDFSERFKLDVVDDFIAEYAAGRTPNPCMRCNEKIKFAALLEKAIDLGFDAVVTGHYASIVTDADGNNELHRAAAWAKDQSYVLGVLTADQLNHSMFPLGATPSKAEVRAEAAARGFSVANKPDSYDICFIPDGDTRGWLGERVAPATGDILDREGNKLGEHAGAVAFTVGQRKGLSIGTPASDGKPRFVLEVRPISNTVVVGPKEALAVKEIAGDFFTWAGLAPATPEIAFECHVQIRAHADPVPAVAQVVRNADRVELKILPNEPLTGVSPGQTAVVYLGTRVLGQCTIDRTVSAVPIGAVPISAVPVGAVPVSATSGA, from the coding sequence GTGAAGGTTTTAGCAGCAATGAGTGGCGGTGTAGATTCCGCCGTGGCCGCAGCACGAGCGGTCGAGGCAGGACACGAGGTGGTGGGCGTGCATCTTGCGCTCAGCAGGATGCCGGGAACACTGCGCACCGGCAGTCGTGGGTGCTGCACGGTTGAGGACTCGATGGATGCCCAGCGAGCCGCCAACATCATCGGGATTCCCTACTACGTGTGGGACTTCTCCGAGCGTTTCAAGCTCGATGTCGTTGACGACTTCATTGCCGAGTATGCCGCCGGGCGAACCCCGAACCCCTGCATGCGCTGCAACGAAAAGATCAAGTTCGCCGCTCTGCTCGAGAAGGCGATTGACCTGGGCTTTGATGCCGTCGTGACCGGCCACTACGCGAGCATTGTGACGGATGCCGACGGTAACAATGAGTTGCACCGCGCCGCCGCCTGGGCCAAGGACCAGTCCTATGTGCTCGGAGTGCTCACCGCCGATCAGCTCAACCACTCCATGTTTCCGCTCGGTGCCACGCCGTCCAAGGCCGAAGTCCGCGCCGAAGCCGCAGCCCGTGGTTTCTCGGTGGCGAACAAGCCCGACTCCTACGACATCTGCTTCATCCCCGACGGAGACACCCGTGGGTGGCTCGGCGAACGGGTTGCTCCGGCCACGGGCGACATTCTGGACCGCGAGGGTAACAAACTCGGCGAACATGCGGGTGCGGTGGCCTTCACGGTGGGTCAACGTAAGGGCCTGTCAATCGGCACCCCGGCCTCCGACGGCAAGCCGCGGTTTGTGCTTGAGGTGCGCCCGATTTCCAATACCGTCGTCGTGGGGCCCAAGGAGGCGCTCGCCGTCAAGGAGATCGCCGGTGATTTCTTCACCTGGGCCGGCCTCGCCCCCGCCACACCGGAGATCGCGTTTGAGTGTCACGTGCAGATTCGTGCTCACGCCGACCCGGTGCCCGCTGTTGCGCAGGTTGTACGCAATGCCGACCGTGTGGAGCTGAAAATCCTCCCGAACGAGCCGCTCACCGGTGTGTCTCCGGGTCAGACCGCCGTCGTCTACCTGGGAACCCGGGTGCTTGGCCAGTGCACCATTGACCGCACGGTCAGTGCTGTTCCGATCGGTGCTGTCCCAATCAGTGCTGTCCCGGTCGGTGCTGTTCCGGTTTCCGCCACCAGCGGCGCGTGA
- a CDS encoding cysteine desulfurase family protein — MVVYLDHAATTPLLPAAITAYAEAMTVVGNPASVHSQGQNAKRMLEEAREHVAASVNSDPIEVVFTGSGTEAINLAIKGLFWARAPRRRILVAEGEHHATLDSVDWLAAHDDALLEWIPLDRLGRINLTALAAAITAHPDDIALITVIAANNEVGTIQPLAEIAALAAAHDIPVHVDAVAAYGHLPIDFAVLSAAGVSAVSLSAHKIGGPVGIGALILGRRTAVVPLLHGGGQQRQVRSGTQDVAAAVSFAVAASAFGAGQRAEHARLEGLRDLVIAGVRRIAPAAILNGDPDSAGRLPGNAHFSFPGCEGDSLLFLLDVAGVSVSTGSACQAGIPEPSHVLRAMGRTAVESRGALRITLGRTTTEDDVAALLRALPAAHAQAERAGMADRVPRA; from the coding sequence ATGGTTGTCTACCTCGATCACGCGGCCACCACACCCCTGCTTCCCGCGGCGATCACCGCCTACGCCGAGGCGATGACCGTGGTCGGAAACCCCGCCTCCGTGCACAGCCAGGGCCAAAATGCCAAACGCATGCTCGAAGAGGCCCGAGAACACGTGGCTGCCAGTGTGAACAGCGACCCCATCGAAGTGGTCTTCACCGGCAGTGGCACCGAAGCCATCAACCTCGCCATCAAGGGACTGTTCTGGGCTCGCGCTCCGCGCCGACGCATTCTTGTGGCCGAAGGTGAGCACCACGCCACGCTGGACAGCGTGGACTGGCTCGCCGCCCATGACGACGCTCTGCTGGAATGGATTCCTCTCGATCGCCTCGGGCGCATCAACCTCACGGCCCTTGCCGCCGCCATCACCGCACACCCCGACGACATTGCCCTGATCACCGTGATCGCGGCCAACAACGAGGTCGGCACGATCCAGCCTCTCGCCGAGATCGCCGCGCTCGCCGCCGCCCACGACATTCCCGTGCACGTGGATGCCGTGGCGGCCTACGGGCACCTGCCCATCGACTTCGCTGTGCTGAGCGCCGCCGGGGTGAGCGCGGTGAGCCTGTCGGCCCACAAGATTGGTGGCCCGGTAGGAATTGGGGCGCTCATTCTGGGTCGACGTACCGCGGTGGTGCCGCTGCTGCACGGTGGCGGGCAACAGCGCCAGGTGCGCAGCGGTACCCAGGACGTTGCGGCGGCCGTGTCTTTCGCCGTGGCGGCATCCGCTTTCGGGGCGGGTCAGCGTGCGGAGCATGCCCGGCTGGAGGGGCTCCGGGACCTGGTGATTGCCGGGGTTCGGCGCATTGCCCCGGCCGCGATCCTCAACGGTGACCCGGACTCTGCCGGGCGCCTGCCAGGGAATGCCCACTTCAGCTTTCCGGGCTGCGAGGGGGATTCGCTGCTCTTTCTGCTCGACGTAGCCGGCGTGTCGGTGTCAACTGGGTCGGCCTGCCAGGCCGGCATTCCCGAACCCTCCCATGTGCTCCGGGCCATGGGACGCACCGCCGTTGAATCTCGGGGCGCGTTGCGAATTACCCTGGGGCGCACGACGACCGAGGACGACGTGGCGGCCCTGCTGAGGGCATTGCCCGCTGCCCACGCTCAGGCCGAGCGGGCCGGAATGGCTGATCGGGTACCGAGGGCCTAG